DNA sequence from the Manihot esculenta cultivar AM560-2 chromosome 11, M.esculenta_v8, whole genome shotgun sequence genome:
TGGGAAAGGAACGGAGATCATTATTGTGGATGACGGTAGCCCGGAGGTTCTTACCAGAGATGCCCCTGCTCCTATGAAGACTAGTTCTGGGGTTGGAGGCGTCGTTATGAAAGCCGGGGACAAGCGTCCCGCTTCTCCTGAGGTATCCATCCCACCTCCTGCTCAGAAGAGGACCAGGGTTTCTGCAGTCTCCTCTTCGGCCCTTCCTCCTGTTGGGAAGGAAAAAGCCGTTTCTGTTGTACCTCTGttgtctgctcctgacaacgATATTTTGAATGCGGAGGACATCACCCATCAATCTCCTGCCAGTGTAGTTGCGGAGATCCTCAGAGAACGGATGTTTGGTGGGGTTACTGAGGCTTCGGATCAGCGCCTGCTTGCTCTCACGGGTCTATTAGCCAGTTCTACTAGGGAGCAAGCGTCGTTCCGATCTCGATCTCGAGAGGAGCTCGGGAAcacaatcagggagatgcttctgatggtaattCGTCTCTTTATTTCTCTTTTGATCCTTTTTATTCCTTTCTTTTATCGGTTGTCTTTTTCGTGTTAGGTGACGGGCCTTTTCATGGAGGTAGATGCCCGAGATCATTCTCTCCGGGAGTCTGTGAATCGCCGGATTGAGGAAGCACGCTTGGAGGAGAACATATCTGCTACTAGCGACGCCCGAGGCAATCTTTTAGCTGCCCGTGAGCATACCCAATCCCTCCAGGCTGAATTGCATTCCGCGTTGGAGGCCCTAGAAACTGCTGAGGGTAGGGCAACTGAGGCGAAGGAGCACGCCCAGTCCCTGGAAGTGGAGTTatctcgtactcgcagggttctccaAGAGTCGGACGAGAGGGCGGCTGCAGTGGAAGTTCGTTGTAACAAGGTTTTAaggcagctgtcctctatgacggagGTTCTTCGGGAAAAGGACGAGGCCTTGAGCCAGAAGAATGAGGTCTTGCACCAATATgaagccttaaaggctgattccgAGGGACTTCGAGCTCATCTGAACGAGGCGAGCGTTCAGAGGGAtagtgccctagcccgggtaGAGGTTCTTGAGCAGGAATTAGGCACAAGTTCTGAGCGTATCAAAGCTctgtcttcatcggctgaagagttcaaccttcgccaacaacagttAAAAGatgaagtcagggctttggaacgcaaatgtttagccctgctcgaggtgATAAAGTATGCCGAAGGGAAAGCTCAACTAAAGCGTGAGCAgtgtatagcggagtatcaggagtctgatgagctgaaggttaaaattgaacaggcctgtgaagcttatcttcaggactacaaagactcttctgagtttaaggaatttgtagccGAGGCTTGCGAAGAGCATCTTAATaagtataaagcttctggtgaaatgaaacAGGCACTCGTTATgaaggcctaccgcatgtatgcgactggctacaatcgcggtttaagagaagctagacaggctcctgatattcctttggcccAACTTCGTAGGCatgaagtggactcagatggcgagtcagtgctatacggggaggatgatttccctttgccccgaggagattcccggaggaacatagaccggtcagctgagtcttcttcagGGGAATCTGAGCTAGGGTCAGAGGAGGATGATCTTGATTCTGAGAAAGAAGGCCTCCACCCTGAGTTAGAAGTTGCCCCTActaatgttgagagctctggcccaaGAGACACCGAGCTTCCTGTAAACAGAGAGAatgcaggcgagggtgttcttactggTGTAAGTCCGTTAAGGACTATTTACCCTCCTGCCTCGCCGGGGAGATAAATTGTAACAGCcatttaatgaaatatcagttttttcatatttcttggaATTTTTCTTTCGTATTTGTGATGTAAAAGTACATATTTTATAAGTTCTGAATTATCCTCCAGTTGTGAACTCAGTTCTTAGCTGATATTTTGAGaagagggagctcggccttttttATTAGCCTTTATACCCAGGCCTTTGAGAAcataagtctatccgagctgggagcttgGTCCCAGGTCTTTGAGGATATAAATCTTTATCCGAGccgggagctcggccttttgcTTTTCAGTCGAACTTTTAGCGTTGATGTGTTTTTTCGAAGTCCATGTTTTTGGCTATCGTGCCCCGAATTTACTTTTTAGGGGGTCAGGACCTCTTCAGGAGGTCggcttttgatttttgtttgaaAGTGTTTTGGCGATTATGTCCAAAACTTCTTTATGAGGTCGGAACCCCTttgggaggtcttttaagatcctcgtCGTCCGTTTTTGTCCGGGGTGATCTCGGGGACCCGCCGGTTTGTCTTTTGTGCCAGGAggttcttacgggatcctggtcttttcgtccggggtgacctcggggccccgccggttgcttTTTGTGCCAGGAggttcttacgggatcctggtcttttttgtccggggtgacctcggggccccgccggttgcttTTTGTGCTAGGAggttcttacgggatcctggtcttttttgttcggggtgacctcggggccccgccggttgcttTTTGTGCCAGGAggttcttacgggatcctggtcttttcgtccggggtgacctcggggccccgccggttgcttTTTGTGCCAGGAggttcttacgggatcctggtcttttttgtccggggtgacctcggggccccgccggttgcttTTTATGCCAGGAggttcttacgggatcctggtcttttttgtccggggtgacctcggggccccgccggttgcttTTTGTGCCAGGAggttcttacgggatcctggtcttttttgtccggggtgacctcggggccccgccggttgcttTTTGTGCCAGGAggttcttacgggatcctggtcttttttgtccggggtgacctcggggccccgccggttgcttTTTGTGCCAGGAggttcttacgggatcctggtcttttttgtccggggtgacctcggggccccgccggttgcttTTTGTGCCAGGAggttcttacgggatcctggtcttttttgtccggggtgacctcggggccccgccggttgcttTTTGGTACCTTCTTTGAGGTTTTTGCACAAGGTTCAGGcttattggccttactgtcgcttcgtcatctcagcttgTTTCATGCCTAACTGAGGTCCTGTTTTTTcaagggatctttctgagccctgttctttttcatgaaaaaatgCTTTTCACAAAAGATAATCACATCgtataaacaattttattcatatttgtCAGAATTcgatgtttttctttacaaatatttcaggggaaatacctttttaagtgctggatgatccaagcgtggggctcggggtttccttgcatatctttaattcggtataccccgggcttaaccacctttgtcaccttgaatggaccttcccaggtcggtgctagcttgcctgcggctgctctttttcctgtagcctcCAGATtacttaaagtcaggtctcctacctttaagcttctttctctgactttttgattgtaatatcttgccgctcgttgttggtaagcagcagttcggactcgggcttcttccctaacttcttcgagagcatctaggttgctccttaatttATCCCCATTAGTGTTCTCATTAACGAACTGAACTCggtgagtggggatctgcaactcaactgggactacagcctctgtgccataagcaagtgaaAACGGTGTTTCTTGAGTaggcgctctgggagtggttcggagtgcccataggatgctattgagttcttccgCCCAATTCCCCCTCGCGCCATCTAGCCGTTTCTTTAACCCTTGAAGGAtggctctgttagtgacttctgtttggccgttggtctgaggatgagccacagaggagaatttatgccagATACCCATGTTCGTTGTGAAAGCTCTGAAGGTGCTGCAATCAAACTGTCTACCATTATCTGAAATGAGCACTCTGGGTACGCTGaacctgcagatgatatgtccccatacaaaatctatcatttttctgGCTGTGATTGTAGCTATTGCTTCTGCTTCTGATAGGGAGAAAGCTTCCAACTCTCCAACTGGTTCTGTTCGGGCTTCTTTCGcttcatccctgacctccagaacttccgagtcgagtGCTTCTTGGGTGGAGCTCGGTTCTGCTACCGTGGCTAAGTATACCGCTCTcgcctcttcctggctgccccggactattcccactccttcttccgttgggaaTTTAAGTGCCAAATatctgatgctagtgacagcttcgaaGTTAAATAACGCaggcctccccaaaatcgcgTTGTAGATTAACGGaagtttgaccaccaaaaatacctcgtggtgagtgcgagctctgggtgcttcaCCCAAGGTGAGAGCCAATTttaccttcccttctacaactACTGGCGTTCCcccgatccccttgattggtgactggtcccgaaccagctgttcttcTGAGATTCCCAtatgctggaaaacccgatacggcaataaattgaccttactcccatcatccaccagaaccttcttcaccttaaaattattaatgacaGCCTCAACAACAAGCGCATCATCGTGGGGCATCTGAACGCCCTGGGCATCCTCTGGAGAGAAAGCGAtagtcatgggagagtgttcaacgatctgcatgacttcACCGTGGCTGGTCTCCCCTTCtctgtttctcttctttcctctacGGCTCATTCgccctccagttcctccaacaatcatgttgatggtcccactggatccatcattcactggtccagttcCCGTCCTCCTGGGCGTCTGGGCTGTCAGGCcgggctgaggcctctgtccttccggtttcttcacaaaatttttgagatgccccctctttattaatctttcaatctccgcgatcaactggaagcagttgttcgtatcgtggccatgcgtccggtggtactggcaatacttgtcaggattccttTGATCTGACTCCGACTTCAGGGGTCTTGGCCACTGGAGAAATTCCTTGttctggactgccatgagcacttcggctctggaggcatTGAGAGGAGTTGGCTTCTCaggaacccaaggagggagcactcttggttcaagGACCCGAGGaggagggggaggcctttgatcccttctctccCAGGCCTGTTTGTACGGCTCCGGCCTCTTCCCATGTTTCTTCTCGTGCCTCTCCGGCCTCTTTTcttccggggctttctcttttcctgccatccctttggcaaatctactcgttactaaggcgtcatcctgccttatatatttctccgccctcttcatcaactcggccagtgaggtcggaggtttcctactcaaagaaccaaagaactcagcagaggttgttcccttctgcatggcttcgaCCGCCCTCCCCTCATCGagatcgggaatctgcagggcttcCGTGTTAAAACGAGCAACATAttctctgagggattcaccagctttttgtctcactgtttccaggtagctcgtcttcctatctgctggcactccggctacgaaccggctgatgaagcgggtggcaagatctccgaaacttttaatgcttccggcctccaagctgttgaaccatgccctcgctggtcccgagagcgttgttgggaacaccttgcacatcagagcatccgacagagtttgcaactccatgaaggtcttatagttcatgacatgttctctcgggttaccagccccattataggccgccatcggcggcatcatgaactttttgggaacagtctcctgctgcattaactttgagaagggagaggAAGTAGGCAAAGAgttttgactctgatctttcttacctagctcagctaggagctgctccttcaaccttttcagcttttggttcattttctcgtctttcgggctggatcttttgcccaaattgccttcttcctcctctgtttcagttcccgtttccctggttgtttcagcagaatagtcgtccacttcttcattttctatcaactctcttgcccttctcccatggattcgggcctccggttcttcctcttctccggcctcgtggttgttagtttggaggtgggcagaggtaggtcggggttcatcggttctgggttcctccactaccgGGAGCGCgcttactggggtgctaagtcccctttgttgcattatctgccccaaccagtgagccgTGGTTTgcagctggagagccatggtttgaatgtcttggttagacagggtcatggtgggagtattccctgccaagcttggcgaaggattaagagaaataggtgtttggttattcaacgttgtagggctagaaaaggagaactgctgcccctcttgggcagagctcaggtcatttggaatattaaggttactttcttggtggtttgccatcgtggatctcagtgggttttgaaagtgaaaactccggtgatgaaaagatctccttcgtttcccacagacggcgccaattgatgatctgagatccaatggaatagggttttacaagggttttgtattgaAGAGAAAAGCTTAAcatttctgaggaggggactcctcttttatacattgtcttgcttgctagTGACGTATGGAGGTCTCTcgaggattgggccacgcgtctctgccatgcagattcggaggtactagggtatcagctgcctgctccatgcgtaacggcctctgattctccttgtGCGTAcattcgagcggatctgccaggctgtcgggtgaatattattctggaccctgggctgggctgagagttgggccggTCTGAGTGAGGAAAATGgatcgagcccggccttgaaggtggGATGAACCAGCCCAGTTATATATATCAGGTGCGTGGACCTCTTCGttatgggccttgggctgtggtcaagcccctggtccgaggtgaaggaatccagcggtcatcaactcCATTTCAGTCacatcaataatttattaaaatattaaaataataaattatacatagttaaaattttagagtattACTTtgtgtaaatatatttttatcaatataaatattttaaatttattaattttaattaaaaagagtGAAATTAGGAAAAatgtgaataaaaaaaatattatttgtaaacttataattacatataatatatattttagtttttactTAAATTGAAATGgatgaagttttatgaaaaaattaaagttgGCTTGATGGTATTGAAGAACCATTTCGAGCGATTATTAGTAAAGATTGATCCATGTTTCTACAATATTCGGTTAGAAtggttttaataatattaaaattaagggagctttatgaaaaaaaataattgagtgacaatattgaaaaaaaaaaaataagtttgaGTGATTATGGTGAAAATTTGTTATTTTGAGTGATTATAttgatttctatattttttaaataaaatatttaaatttttctataatgaaTATatgttcaaattttattaattaattaataaaaaaataaaaaaatattttaaatatctaaaatatagaCTAAACACTTAAATCCTTATAAgtgtttgtaattttaaaattaaatttttaaatatctttatatttaatctgtaaaaaattataatttttttcattgattCTGTTTTAAAGTTAGTGAgtagttaaatttataaaagtacaatttttttaataaaagtttacaacctatttaaaatgatttgatattatttaaaaataattgaaattataaatattttatgaaaattataaaattaaaaaattaaaaatgttaaaaattggTTGAATGAGATAAATCAAACAAAagttaatgaaatttaaatggttgttaaaataaaaaataaaggattaaaatgttaaaattttaacagaAGAGAAAAATGAATGAAAGGCTAActacttaatatttttaattttaaaaaaataataaaaatatttttacgcttttaattatagaaaaagataaataaatttaaaataaatttaaatatttatttttaaaaatattaaaagtaatttattaattatattaaaaacttaaaaattaaagataatttatctatttaaagatagattaattattaaaaaatttaagtaatcagttttaaaaatataaaaatcaattcgTTGAATATTAAAACTCAAacactataattataattttccatttttaaaaTTGGGTCTGCAAGTTGCCTCTAATCCCAACTCATTCTTCAACTTTTGAGTTCAATTCAGAAAAGGATTTCCTCCATATTCTGGTTTCTTTTGGATCctccaaattttaaaattcattttctcTCTTATAATAAGTATGGGCAGCAGAACTTTGGATTGGATTTAACAatggaaataaatttaattaaatttttttaaataaggtcaatttaaaattttagaataattatattcatttattttattaaaagttaaataaattttaatataatataatattatttttttaattataaaatattaaaaatttagtattttaattaacattaaattttaaataatattttattattaaaaaaataatattatattaaaaaatgacgtatttaatatttaagtgatagcatatatatttaattgacccataaatttatattaaatttatttaaccattttattaaatttatttaaccattaaataaAAGTACAGAATTATatccatttatttaaaaatagtgAAACTAATAATCCAAGTAAATTTTATCAAGACACACTTCTTCTTGGCAGTCTTCCTCAGAATTACTATGGCCTTATAGAGTTTTCCATGACTCTGTTTTTCTTCTCCATCAACCCATCAAGAGTGGCAAACCTAATTTCACAAATGAATGCCAAATTTCATTAATTCTTGTGACAATAAGTCTTGCTAGAGTGGGAATTCTGTGAAATTCAATGGCGGGTATTGGGAAGATCTCAATGTTGAATCGATGAGGAAAATCAAGGAGGGAAATATATAGTTTTGTGGGAAACCTAAGGGCAAGCAATGAAAAAGCGTTTTGAAACTTTCTAATTGGATTTCATTTCAGCTCAAAATTGGAAATGGAATGAGGAGAAGTTGGTGCATTGAGAAAGAAACGGTGACGAGGGAATATATAAAATCGTCGAAATGCTTTCATCTCGGTGAGACTCGGAGCTTCAGAATCAAAGTCAAAGGCGAAATTTATActcttaataaataatattattaataaaaatatttttaaatattatagttaataaaataatatttttattatattttacggatttaatttatatcattcATTCTTACAAGTATTCCAAACATGtttattaactatattttttttgataaaatatttattaactgTATAAACTTGACTCTTCATCTCTTCATGGGTCATATCAAATATAacgaataatttaatttgtaattgttattaattataaaagttagggagtaaataagtttaatttttaacataTGGAGACTCAATTTTTATTAGTGACAAAGTtagggactaaataataaattcctTTTTGAAACATTATGGATCTGTGCAGTGTGCTCCATTTCCCTCAAGTCTCACCGGAAATTAATTACTCTCAGCCAATATCATTCTGCAGTCATTAGTCTACGCCGTTCATATTTCTCTCCCTTCTGTTAGCTTCTGCAGCTTGAATTGGGGCGTTTAAGATCGATGAGTGTCACGGATCTTTGGACCCCAATTAAGGACGTCGCCACTTGCTTCTGGGGTTGCACGACAAGCAACATAGACTATATCCGTGATCTTGAAAAGAATCTTGAATCGTTGAGATACTTAGTATATGATCTCAAGGGGAAAAATGAAGATGTGGGGGAAGCAATTAAAATAGGTGGTGGGCTGCAGTTGAAGAATAAAAACGAAGTGAAAGCATGGCAACAACGAGCGCAAGACAGAGGAAAAAAGGCGGAAAAAATTCTGGAAAAAGGCGATCTATTGCTGAAGAAGAAACAAGGTTATTGCTCCAAGCTCTGTCACTGCTTCTTCAAGTACAAGCTTGGAGTAACGGTGCCTGAAGAGATAGACGAAGTCAAACGAGTAATCGCCGACCGACGGAATTTTCAACTTGACTTTGTCCTGCCACCGAATGCTTTAGTGGATAAGTTAGATGTGAAGCCAACTGTGGGCTCAGATTCGACCTTTGAGAAGGTGTGGGAGTATATTGAAGACCCAAGTGTGGGAATGATTGCGATATACGGAATGGGAGGTGTCGGCAAGACGACTCTTCTgaagaaaattaataacaaGTTCCTGGATGCTCACCATGGTTTCGATGCAGTGATCTGGGTGGTGGTGTCCGAGAATGAAGGCTTGGGAAAAGTTCAGGAAGCTATTCGTAGCAAATTAAACATAGTTAATGAACTATGGGAAGGAAAGAATGAAGACAGCAGAGCTGCTTATATACGGCGTATCTTGGAAACGAAAAAGTTTCTTCTGCTATTAGACGATCAGCGCAATCAGTTGGAGCTGTTAAAAGCAGGGGTTCCTCTTCTAGACAACACTGTGGCTGGTTCCAAGGTAGTATTTACCACACGATCAGAAGATGTTATTGGCAAAGTGAAGGATGTATGTGGCAGAACAAAGACCATGAAAAGGATTAAAGTAGAATGCTTGACATCAGAAGATTCCCTGCAGTTGTTTGCAATGAACTTTGATGACGACATCTTTGCCGATGAAGAAGTGGCAAAGCATGCTAAGGATGTTGTGGAAGAGTGCAAAGGTTTGCCTCTTGCTCTCATCACTATCGGAAGAGCCATGGCCAGTAAGAGGGATTCGGAGGCATGGCAGCATGCGGTAACTCAATTGCGGGGTTATCCAACTCAATTTCCAGGTATGAGGCTGGATGTCTTTCCTAAGTTAAGATTCAGCTACGATAATCTGAGTGATGATGTTCATAAAAAATGTTTCTTGTATTGTTCTCTGTTCCCGGAGGACTACGAGATCAATAAACGGCAACTAATTAACCTTTGGATAGGCGAAGGGTTCATAAAGGATTTTGGCAACATTCATCAAGCGCGATATCATGGAGTAGACATTATTGAAAATCTAAAACTTGCCTGTTTATTAGAGAGTTGTGAGTCAAAGGATCACATCAAGATGCATGATGTACTTCGCGACATGGCCTCATGGCTAATTTGTGATGAAGGGGAAAATCAGCAAAAAGTTTTGATGCAACGAGATCCTGAGTGGATTAGAGCTCAAGGTCTTGCGAAATGGAGAAAGGCATTGGCGATATCATTATGGGGTCCCTATTTCAAGGATCTCCAAACTGAAACAGAATTTTCTCGCTGTCAAACTTTAATTGTTCGGGAAACTAAGTTGAGGAAGTTACCAAGAGGGTTCTTCTTTAACGCCTTGCAGGTCTTGGATTTGTCACATAATCAAAACTTGACCGAGTTACCTGTGGAAATCAAGAACTTGATTCGCTTGCAACATCTCGATATTTCGTATACTGATATAAAGGAGCTGCCAATTGAGGTCAAGTTCTTGAGTAATCTAAAGATTTTGCTGATGAATGATAC
Encoded proteins:
- the LOC110603219 gene encoding probable disease resistance protein At1g61300: MSVTDLWTPIKDVATCFWGCTTSNIDYIRDLEKNLESLRYLVYDLKGKNEDVGEAIKIGGGLQLKNKNEVKAWQQRAQDRGKKAEKILEKGDLLLKKKQGYCSKLCHCFFKYKLGVTVPEEIDEVKRVIADRRNFQLDFVLPPNALVDKLDVKPTVGSDSTFEKVWEYIEDPSVGMIAIYGMGGVGKTTLLKKINNKFLDAHHGFDAVIWVVVSENEGLGKVQEAIRSKLNIVNELWEGKNEDSRAAYIRRILETKKFLLLLDDQRNQLELLKAGVPLLDNTVAGSKVVFTTRSEDVIGKVKDVCGRTKTMKRIKVECLTSEDSLQLFAMNFDDDIFADEEVAKHAKDVVEECKGLPLALITIGRAMASKRDSEAWQHAVTQLRGYPTQFPGMRLDVFPKLRFSYDNLSDDVHKKCFLYCSLFPEDYEINKRQLINLWIGEGFIKDFGNIHQARYHGVDIIENLKLACLLESCESKDHIKMHDVLRDMASWLICDEGENQQKVLMQRDPEWIRAQGLAKWRKALAISLWGPYFKDLQTETEFSRCQTLIVRETKLRKLPRGFFFNALQVLDLSHNQNLTELPVEIKNLIRLQHLDISYTDIKELPIEVKFLSNLKILLMNDTKKLELLPPDVIPHLLSLQVFSKVKSPFFKEAALLEELNRLEKLICLGITLRTMNSINYLLNSPELQRLIFNLTVTECHDLPLLNISAMQYLETLELRACHSLEEIKIFPDQSTLTMQDCFSNLSHVAFQDCPVKSVTWLIYARRLQTLELDDCHSIAGVIADRFDLTEIEETQPIFSNLKHLSLRYLPMLQTICSRVLPFPHLTTIEVYDCPKLRNLPFDSSSARNCLKEIRGEESWWNGLNWDDPQLRKVFTPKFVK